A portion of the Malania oleifera isolate guangnan ecotype guangnan chromosome 3, ASM2987363v1, whole genome shotgun sequence genome contains these proteins:
- the LOC131150283 gene encoding heterogeneous nuclear ribonucleoprotein 1: MDSDQGKLFIGGISWETTEDKLKEYFGKYGDVLQTVVMRDKVTGKPRGFAFVAFADPSIVDMVLQDKHIIDGRTVEAKKALSREEQQTSSRSGNPNSGRNIGSGGNIRTKKIFVGGLPPTLTEEGFRQYFESYGHVTDVVVMYDQSTQRPRGFGFISFDSEEAVDRVLHKTFHDLNGKQVEVKRALPKDANPGGGGRSMGGGGGGAGGGAGTGGGSYQGYGASGTNQGGYDGRMDSNRYMQPQNAGGGFPPYGSAGYSAPGYGYGPANNGMGYGGYGGYGGANPGFGGPGGAAYGTPNVPSAGYPSGAAGAPRSSWSSQAPSGYGAAGYGNAASWGGSAGGGAGGGGPGSGPTSQSPSGAAGYGNQVYGYGGYGGSDGSYTNPAGYGTVGGRSGSTPNSNAAGNVGGGELQGGGGGYMGSGYGDANGNSGYGNAAWRSDPSQASGNYGTPHTNGPHGGQVGYGGGYGGPQSRQAQQQ; this comes from the exons atggattcAGATCAGGGGAAGCTGTTCATTGGAGGAATTTCTTGGGAGACGACGGAGGATAAGCTGAAGGAGTATTTTGGGAAGTACGGGGATGTTTTGCAGACTGTGGTGATGAGAGACAAAGTCACTGGGAAACCCAGAGGTTTTGCGTTTGTGGCCTTCGCAGATCCTTCGATTGTCGATATGGTTCTTCAGGACAAGCACATCATAGATGGTAGAACG GTTGAGGCTAAGAAGGCCTTATCAAGGGAGGAACAGCAGACCTCTTCCAGATCTGGAAATCCTAACTCTGGTAGAAACATAGGATCTGGTGGAAATATCAGGACCAAAAAAATTTTTGTTGGAGGGTTGCCTCCCACTCTGACTGAGGAAGGATTTCGTCAATATTTTGAATCGTATGGCCATGTTACAGATGTAGTAGTTATGTATGACCAGAGCACTCAGCGGCCTCGGGGATTTGGGTTCATCTCCTTTGATAGTGAAGAAGCAGTTGACAGGGTTTTACACAAAACATTCCATGATTTGAATGGAAAGCAAGTGGAAGTGAAGCGTGCACTTCCAAAAGATGCAAATCCTGGTGGGGGTGGCCGCTCCATGGGTGGAGGTGGAGGTGGTGCTGGAGGTGGTGCAGGTACTGGAGGTGGGAGTTACCAGGGCTATGGTGCCTCTGGCACCAACCAGGGTGGATATGATGGTCGAATGGATTCTAATAGGTACATGCAGCCTCAGAATGCTGGAGGTGGGTTTCCACCTTATGGTTCTGCTGGCTACAGTGCCCCTGGCTATGGATATGGTCCTGCTAACAATGGAATGGGCTATGGTGGCTATGGTGGCTATGGTGGTGCTAATCCTGGTTTTGGTGGCCCTGGTGGTGCAGCATATGGAACCCCAAATGTTCCAAGTGCTGGTTACCCTAGTGGTGCAGCAGGTGCTCCTAGGAGTTCATGGAGCTCGCAAGCTCCCTCTGGTTATGGTGCTGCGGGATATGGTAATGCTGCTTCTTGGGGTGGAAGTGCTGGTGGGGGTGCTGGCGGTGGTGGTCCTGGTTCTGGCCCTACAAGTCAATCTCCTAGTGGAGCTGCTGGGTATGGGAATCAAGTTTATGGATATGGTGGTTATGGTGGAAGTGATGGGTCTTATACTAATCCAGCTGGGTATGGCACCGTTGGAGGGCGTTCTGGCAGCACCCCTAACAGCAATGCTGCTGGCAATGTTGGTGGGGGAGAGTTGCAAGGGGGTGGTGGCGGTTATATGGGAAGTGGTTATGGTGATGCCAATGGGAATTCAGGGTATGGTAATGCAGCATGGAGATCTGACCCGTCGCAGGCTTCTGGCAATTATGGTACTCCCCACACAAATGGACCGCATGGTGGGCAGGTTGGTTATGGTGGTGGGTATGGTGGTCCTCAAAGTCGACAAGCTCAGCAACAGTAA